A section of the Euwallacea similis isolate ESF13 chromosome 9, ESF131.1, whole genome shotgun sequence genome encodes:
- the LOC136411071 gene encoding uncharacterized protein, whose amino-acid sequence MSLRGRKGKTSQNSEKEIHLTDISTKNCEFRELLHKREVLIGNLSYFERYILENKNTNEIFQLKVRLGSVEEDFSQFKIVQERLEFLNENENENRHETQSAYYSLIAEAQQLIDTIKKNQDSKNSQPGHSRPLKELGKLPDLGLPSFFGNYETWFSFKSIFESLVHDRTDLSETEKLLYLKLCCKGDALKIIDSFEITPGNYTVALNLLKKRYENKKAVVNYHVRNILFNLPSAIKDSATNVRKLIDTVQQHKAALEKLKLPVDKWDALLNPIILSKLDERTNHDWERKQCHTESPTVNQLLDFLTDKCFALESSRGFSRPQSHRPDKDRNENRGQERGNGSISSKNYSYSLTQRVGRECHICNENHFVYQCPRFTQLSVSEKYNEIRKHKLCSNCLRVGHRNQECKSSGCKKCAKRHNTALHYEKREVGEGVQNPKSDGNSAPPLLPIDKQTMNKGKYSESEQSTRLPNSQDQDDARHRVDYSLTLASASLERDQVLLSTANILIADEKGEWQKCNALLDSGSQSNLMSERLCRKLNLSFKRINMPLYGISQLVTEINRQTQAKIKSRFNSFEANLTFLVLPTLTENLPLFKFSRAALKIPGQINLADEHFNEPKNIDILLGVDIFYDLLGSGKIKLGEKLPVLQETSLGWVISGNLAGFGSRNQKTVCNLSTNISNKMLNDSLTKFWHVEEFEHSKFLSKEESYCEEYFTQTTTRDKDNSFIVKYPFKIEKNLELGESKPIALSRLKNLERKLEKNEELKRQYVDFMNEYETLGHMTRLGPIENDDSMPNSSYFLPHRAVVKDSITTKCRVVFDASCKTSSGVSLNDTLMVGLVVQDELYAILLRLRLRKIVLSADIKMMYRYIKIQDSERDYQKILWRANSRDPVSVYRLNTVTYGTSSAPFQATRCLVELAKQNENTYPRTSEIMKHSFYMDDLLVSLNSEEEALTVYKELDKIIEQANFKLRKWASNSGTVLRNILESNDNENSDSFTLPHNKQLKMLGISWDPELDTLKYAVNVRFDSTHATKRTILATISQIFDPLGLIGPALIKAKLIIQELWRLQLDWDQEVPNDLRQRWEEFATQLIYLNECKVARHVILGNAIRIALYGFSDSSEKAYGACIYVGSVDDLGNHGVRLLTAKSRVAPVKKLTLPRLELSAAHLLAKLMHAMKETLDIPISHVKYFTDSSIVLAWIKIEPSNLKTFVANRVAKITELSKEEDWAHVPSKDNPADVISRGLSPRELLQCNLWFHGPNFLRGIEAEVKVESNSEIPLNQLLELKAAPSVENTCITHVSIDKPDFNIFNRLSNLFNLCRVLGESCLAYEEMHTLLTKIEACLNSRPLMPISNDANDYLPLTPAHFLIGDSLVNLPQPEVRDVTISRLSCYERLLQLQQQFWNRWSRDYLTNLQTRSRWKKPKDKSIAIGSLVLLAEDNLPPLRWSLARVVQLHEGKDKVVRVVTVRLPNGNTSKRTLSKVCPLPINDD is encoded by the coding sequence ATGTCTCTCAGaggaagaaaaggaaaaacgtCACAAAATTCCGAAAAAGAGATTCATTTAACGGATATTTCCACCAAAAACTGTGAATTTCGAGAACTATTGCATAAACGTGAAGTCTTGATAGGAAACTTATCTTATTTTGAACGATATATtctggaaaacaaaaatactaatgAGATATTCCAGTTAAAAGTCCGTCTCGGGAGCGTGGAGGAGGACTTTAGCCAATTCAAAATTGTCCAAGAACgcttggaatttttaaacgagAATGAAAACGAAAACCGACACGAAACGCAGTCGGCCTATTATAGTTTGATAGCAGAAGCACAACAATTAATAGACACTATAAAAAAGAATCAAGATAGTAAGAATTCTCAACCAGGACATTCAAGACCGTTGAAAGAACTAGGAAAATTACCAGATCTAGGTTTGCCTTCATTCTTTGGTAATTATGAGACGTGGTTCAGcttcaaaagtatttttgagtCGTTAGTACATGATAGAACCGATTTAAGCGAGACAGAAAAACTGCTATACTTGAAATTATGTTGCAAGGGCGatgcattgaaaataatagacTCGTTTGAAATAACGCCCGGAAATTATACAGTCGctttaaatctattaaaaaaacgttatgagaataaaaaagcAGTCGTAAATTATCACGTGAGAAACATTCTGTTTAATTTGCCAAGCGCGATTAAAGACTCTGCGACAAATGTAAGGAAACTTATAGACACGGTCCAACAACATAAAGCCGCGTTGGAAAAGCTAAAATTGCCCGTAGATAAGTGGGATGCATTATTGAACCCAATAATCTTAAGCAAACTGGACGAACGTACGAACCATGATTGGGAACGGAAACAGTGCCACACTGAGTCACCCACGGTTAATCAATTACTCGATTTTTTAACCGATAAATGCTTCGCATTGGAATCTTCTCGCGGTTTCTCGAGACCTCAGTCACATAGACCCGATAAAGACAGGAACGAGAACAGAGGTCAGGAAAGAGGAAATGGATCGATTTCGTCTAAGAATTATTCGTATTCTTTAACGCAAAGGGTTGGCAGAGAATGTCATATCTGCAACGAAAACCATTTTGTTTATCAATGTCCTCGGTTTACTCAACTGTCGGTGTCTGAAAAGTACAACGAAATTCGGAAGCATAAATTGTGTAGCAATTGTCTACGAGTAGGGCACCGAAATCAAGAATGCAAGTCCAGCGGGTGTAAAAAGTGCGCTAAAAGGCACAATACGGCGCTTCATTACGAAAAACGTGAAGTAGGTGAAGGCGTTcaaaacccaaaaagcgaCGGCAATAGTGCACCTCCATTATTGCCCATAGACAAACAAACCATGAACAAGGGGAAGTACTCGGAATCCGAACAATCTACAAGGTTACCAAACAGCCAGGACCAGGATGACGCACGTCATAGGGTTGATTATTCATTAACCTTAGCATCAGCCAGCCTAGAGAGAGATCAAGTATTGCTGTCAACCGCCAATATCTTAATCGCCGATGAAAAGGGAGAATGGCAGAAGTGCAACGCCTTACTTGATTCGGGGAGTCAATCAAACTTAATGAGCGAAAGGCTTTGtagaaagttaaatttaagtttcaaaaGAATCAACATGCCTCTGTACGGCATCAGTCAGCTCGTCACGGAAATTAATAGACAGACCCAAGCCAAAATAAAGTCTAGATTCAACAGTTTTGAGGCCAATCTgacatttttggttttgccaACGCTTACCGAAAATCTACCCTTATTTAAGTTCTCTAGAGCAGCGCTTAAGATCCCAGGCCAGATCAATTTAGCAGACGAACATTTCAACGAGCCAAAGAATATCGATATTCTGTTAGgggtagatatattttatgatcTACTGGGCtcgggaaaaataaaattaggggAGAAGTTACCCGTGCTTCAGGAAACATCTCTAGGCTGGGTGATATCAGGAAACTTAGCAGGGTTTGGATCGCGGAATCAGAAAACAGTTTGCAACCTATCGACGAACATAtctaacaaaatgttaaatgatTCGTTAACTAAATTCTGGCACGTTGAAGAATTTGAGCATTCCAAATTCCTGTCTAAGGAGGAATCCTATTGCGAAGAGTACTTTACTCAAACCACGACCCGGGATAAGGATAATAGTTTCATAGTAAAGTACCCctttaaaatcgaaaaaaacttgGAGCTTGGAGAATCGAAACCGATAGCGCTGAGTCgattaaaaaatctagagaGGAAACTAGAAAAGAATGAGGAGCTTAAAAGGCAATATGTGGATTTCATGAACGAATATGAAACCTTAGGCCACATGACGCGCCTAGGGCCAATCGAAAATGACGACTCTATGCCAAATAGCAGCTATTTTCTACCTCACAGGGCAGTAGTAAAGGACTCGATTACTACAAAATGTCGCGTCGTGTTTGATGCAAGTTGCAAAACTAGTTCAGGCGTGTCGCTGAACGATACCTTGATGGTAGGTCTGGTAGTCCAAGACGAATTATATGCAATTCTACTACGGCTACGGCTCCGAAAAATAGTGCTGAGCGCAGATATCAAGATGATGTATAgatacataaaaattcaagacAGCGAGCgagattatcaaaaaatactgtGGCGAGCGAATTCTAGGGACCCGGTTAGCGTTTACCGGCTGAACACGGTGACGTATGGTACGTCGAGTGCACCCTTTCAAGCCACTCGCTGTCTAGTAGAATTGGCGAAGCAAAATGAGAATACATACCCTCGGACATCggaaataatgaaacactCCTTTTATATGGACGATTTACTCGTTAGTTTGAATTCGGAAGAAGAGGCCTTGACTGTCTACAAAGAACTAGACAAAATAATAGAACAAGCcaactttaaattaagaaaatgggCATCTAATAGTGGAACAGTATTAAGGAACATTTTAGAGTCCAACGACAACGAAAACTCTGACAGTTTCACGCTCCCGCATAAtaagcaattgaaaatgttggGAATTTCTTGGGACCCCGAATTAGACACCTTGAAATATGCAGTCAATGTTAGGTTCGACTCGACTCACGCAACAAAGAGGACGATTCTGGCGACAATTTCTCAGATATTCGATCCTCTAGGATTAATTGGCCCAGCATTGATTAAAGCTAAACTAATCATTCAGGAATTATGGAGATTGCAACTCGATTGGGACCAAGAGGTTCCTAATGACCTCAGACAGCGGTGGGAGGAATTCGCGACACAATTGATCTACCTGAATGAATGCAAAGTAGCCAGACACGTGATCTTGGGCAATGCTATTCGAATTGCACTATATGGATTCAGTGACAGCTCGGAAAAGGCTTACGGGGCCTGTATCTATGTAGGATCGGTAGACGACCTCGGCAATCACGGAGTTCGGCTGTTAACTGCAAAATCAAGAGTGGCCCCTGTTAAGAAGCTAACGTTACCTCGGCTTGAACTGTCAGCGGCTCATTTGTTGGCCAAATTAATGCACGCGATGAAGGAAACCTTGGATATACCGATCTCGCACGTAAAATATTTCACGGATTCGAGCATTGTTCTTGCATGGATAAAAATTGAGCCGTCTAACCTAAAAACCTTTGTCGCTAATCGGGTGGCAAAGATAACAGAATTATCGAAAGAAGAGGATTGGGCCCATGTACCTAGCAAGGACAATCCGGCAGATGTGATCTCGAGAGGGCTAAGTCCAAGGGAGCTGCTACAATGCAACCTCTGGTTTCACGGCCCTAATTTCCTGCGCGGAATCGAAGCAGAGGTGAAGGTAGAATCGAATAGCGAAATCCCGTTGAACCAGTTACTCGAACTAAAAGCTGCCCCCTCTGTGGAAAACACATGCATTACCCATGTTAGCATTGATAAACCCgattttaatatctttaataGGCTCTCCAATCTATTCAACCTTTGTCGGGTTCTTGGCGAATCTTGTCTAGCATACGAAGAAATGCACACCTTGTTGACAAAAATCGAGGCTTGTTTGAATTCACGACCTTTAATGCCAATCTCTAACGATGCAAACGACTATTTACCCTTGACCCCAGCTCATTTCCTAATTGGCGACTCGCTGGTAAATCTGCCCCAACCCGAAGTTAGAGACGTCACTATATCACGGCTATCCTGCTACGAACGGTTACTGCAATTGCAGCAGCAATTTTGGAACCGCTGGAGCCGAGACTATTTGACCAATCTTCAAACTAGAAGCAGGTGGAAGAAGCCGAAAGACAAGTCTATAGCCATTGGATCCTTGGTTCTACTAGCTGAGGACAACCTACCTCCCCTGCGATGGTCTTTGGCCCGAGTTGTCCAACTTCACGAAGGGAAAGACAAGGTGGTACGCGTAGTGACAGTGCGTTTACCAAACGGGAATACTTCGAAAAGGACTTTATCAAAGGTCTGCCCGTTGCCTATTAACGATGATtag
- the LOC136411072 gene encoding piggyBac transposable element-derived protein 4-like codes for MKVYGIFIHVVASISLLKFGLRKKYQGDNVKKRNINRKETIKNIEDIPKILAKISEESDNEFDDEFPEYDHDLSEEEIISSDHCSQSEQEIGDGDDESSDNRDSNFYIGKNNVSCWKKSSLKESKTKKKNIVKILPGPKSHARNISSELNAFFKFFDMNMIDNIIKYTNMYISGSSINYVRARDCKSTTREELTTFLGAMFLIGTYKGGRVNIIELWNSDGTGMEMLRALMSYKRFLFLCMLRRLSNETGTMSEYVTIDEMLHPFHGRCSRIQYIPSKPAKYGIKVFAMCDAKT; via the exons ATGAAAGTTTATGGAATATTCATACATGTTGTTGCATCAATTTCCCTCTTAAAGTTCGGACTTAG gAAGAAATACCAAGGAGATAATGTAAAGAAAAGGAATATAAATAGAAAGGAGACGATAAAAAACATCGAggatattcctaaaattttggcCAAAATATCAGAAGAATCTGATAATGAATTCGACGACGAATTTCCAGAATACGATCATGACCTCAGTGAAGAAGAGATTATTTCCAGTGACCACTGTTCACAATCAGAGCAAGAAATCGGTGATGGTGATGATGAATCCAGTGACAACAGAGACAGTAATTTTTATATCGGAAAAAATAACGTCAGTTGTTGGAAAAAATCATCCCTCAAGGAgtccaaaacaaaaaagaagaatatCGTCAAAATTTTACCCGGGCCTAAATCTCATGCTCGTAATATTTCATCAGAATTGAAcgcgtttttcaaatttttcgacATGAACATGATTgacaatattataaaatacacCAATATGTATATTTCGGGCTCTTCCATAAACTATGTGAGGGCAAGAGACTGCAAATCGACAACTAGGGAGGAACTAACGACATTTCTCGGGGCTATGTTTTTAATTGGGACTTATAAGGGTGGTCGTGTGAATATTATAGAGCTGTGGAACTCTGACGGAACTGGGATGGAGATGTTGAGGGCCTTGATGAGTTACAAACGATTCCTATTTCTTTGTATGCTTCGACGACTTTCAAACGAGACAGGAAC CATGAGCGAATATGTGACAATAGACGAAATGCTCCATCCTTTTCACGGGAGATGTTCTCGGATCCAGTACATTCCTAGTAAACCGGCGAAATATGGGATCAAGGTGTTCGCGATGTGTGATGCAAAAACTTGA